The Mercurialis annua linkage group LG7, ddMerAnnu1.2, whole genome shotgun sequence genome includes the window tacaaattagtggctaaattaaataaaagtataattgaTAATAGATAAATTGTAAAAGTTTATAatattgattatatttttttcaatgagTTCGATAAGAAAATAAGAGATATGCGGACACGGACAAGAGTCACAAGATAGTTTTTTCTTTAATcgcttattttattttttggcccttttagttttatttttccGCATTCCTACACTAATTGAAGTCATTTGGATAGAGAGAGCCTTTTTGgaacaaaatgaaacaaaacccacattttttaaaattttctatctagataaaattattaatattaaattattttttattttacattataaaaataaaatttaatacaatTGCATTTTTAAGCttagttatttaattgatattttaatttattatatagatatataattttaaaagtataaattttacGAATTGATCATATTTTAAATGGAGAGAGTTAATAGGAAAGACAAATTTAtaagataattaataaaattatgaaatacaatttttttttcgatGTTTGTTCTGCTAGGATTTGAAAATCTTGGCCCGTGCCTAAACTCATCATTCACAGAACACAATAATATAGCATAAAGTGACCACCACATAATACAATAGTAAATCATTATGAGAATTTTCACAAATGtcacaattaatattttattttttatttgaaaattctatttaatagtattttatttttagttccGTTAACTATTAAACACTTCTATTAATTTGAGACATCAAATCGTTAACCGAATTAAAAGTATGGTATCAAAGAAAATGAGATACCGAAacgttaataaaattaaaaataagagaccaaatcgttaacgaaattaaaagtgagctaacaaatcgtttgaaagtaaatgtcGGAATTAATGAAGGGATCTAACAGCTAACGGAATTGAAAGTATAAgaccattaaataaaattttaaaataaaacatatcaaattgttaattataatGTATCTGAAAGGTTTTTGAGTAATTTGTTCTTAATACAATGTGTTCAGCAAAGAAAACTGAGGGTTATCACTTGAATTTGCAGAGTCAAAATACCCAAAGCAATTCCAAactaaagaaaaaggaaaaattaaagTAGTTTCACCTTTCTTTTCTCTAGTTATTGTATAACTAACTCAACCGCCAAGGAGTGATTTAAGACATTATCACTTTCACTTTTCACACTAGAAATTCAAAAAGAATTAATTATCGCGACTCATGATGATTACTAGAATAATTGCTCTttttataagtattttttttattatgaactaatcttttttatcaattaaataaaaatttaatatttagatataattattaaaattcaaaattgacgGATCAATTTCTAATGATGTGTTATAATTGTGGATATTTAATATTGTTAGATAAGTTTTTTTTTCGATGAATTATTATAAGATAAGTTTATTTCACTACCTTGTGGTTTTGACTTTGAACACATATAgacttatataaaaaattacatcaTAAAGGTTcgtataaaattaaatttcaatgaaaaatattatccaaaaaaaattcaatgtaaaatatattttttcgttaaaaaattagttaaagggcttaattgatataaataaagTACAATCTAATCGTTCAATTTATTTCCAGTCCAAACTAGTCTAAATATAGACAAAAATAGAaacatatattaataaattatattagttttttttagaataataaaaaataattctaaataataaaattttatattattccaTGTAAATTtacatgtttttatttatattcgaCTAATTGCGAGCAAAATATTAGGTATCCTGCTTTGGCGAGACATTGTCATTGAAAGCACATGATTTCTATTATTTCATGGCCCACAAAATTTTTCCCCTTCCCTCAATCCACGCATAATTCTCCGGCCTATCTAAAGATCAacattttgtatataaaatggTTACAAAACATTTCAAGTGATCTCAACCCAACTCAAATCTTCCCATTTTCTTGTAAAAAATGtctttttttgtttcttcaATTACTTACTAATAGTGCTCATATCCTTAAGCCTAATTCAAGCTAGAGAAAACAGGTTCTTTAGCAAGTTCACACATTTTAGCACAACAACAAAAAATGTTGTTCAAGGAACTTCATTTTCACCAATTGAACCACCTGCTCCGTCCCCAGCCGATGCGCCTGCCACCGTAGAAGCATCGGCCCCAGCACCCGCACCCGCCACGGCCTCCACGACCGCGGATGACGGAGTTTTCGAGGAAGAATTTGAAGGTCGAAATAATGAGAATAAAGAGTATCAAAGCAGCAACTACAATGGTTACAAATTTTCTACTCAAAGTGAAAGTCATGAGACAGCTAATTATAATCAGAGAAATTATAATGACAACAATCGTAATTACTACACTGCGAATTACGATAACAATAATGGTTACGAGGCGAATCAACGATACGGAATGAGCGATACGAGATTTGTGGAGGGTGGTAAGTACTATTATGATATGAAGAatgataataattattattatcctGCTAATGCTCAAGTAAGCacccaaaatcaaattaataattatgatAATTCTGAGTACACTGACACAAATGAGTTCAACACAATGGAGGATGAGAATCAGGAGCTATATCATGAAGCGAACCAAGAAGAATTCCTGCCttgaaatatttattaattatgataaattatgTATTAGAAAGATTAAAGATTAAGAATATATAGAGGAGCCATAATTTGATACTTTTAAGAGTAATTAAGGCCTATACTAATCAAGAAATATTATCTTTTTCATGTGTGATTATTTTCTAGGCTTGAACTTGAATATATAGAAATGCAAAATTGTATTATGTATCTTCAATGGAATTGATCCAATGAGTTTCTCATAGtgtatcaaattttaaaaactatatttttgGTCTTTTATTGAACCCTGAttgttttttatgaatttattcaaataaaggcaaagtaaaaataatatttttctaaaaaattaaaaacaaaaactcgATTATCTAGTTCACAACTTAGGATTATAGGTTTTTAATTCATTCCGTGACAtgttatctatatctatactatatataaaaacacggatggggggacagtcaaatttactgaataatccttttcagtttactactaaattaaggttttatagtcattaactaattagttatttaattaatcactattataattaaagtcataattagaataggtagctaaattatctccaatttagtttttagtatgtaaaaaataactaaattgtctccaaattagtaagAATATCTATTTtctagtttgattgaactataaaattaaaatactgtatttggtcaatataatattatttaaatttatatcttattatttttaaagatgttatggataaaattaaattaattatttaattatggttattataaaagcaaaaaaagaataaatacagtatgaaaaaaaattaataaccgaatatattctATTTACTTTTACGAAAAtacttaactaatttaatattaattataaataaaaaattgatataattataataaatttactaatatgttcattgacgagttacgttacgagccacgtgcatagcacgtaatgcgaaactagtattatTAAATGAAGTGATatgtgattaaatatttttagaagtGCCAAACATTCCCCCCTCCCCCAAATGATAAGAAAAAATATTCATGAAAATTAATCAATAAGTAGTATCACATCAAGTCATCaactttttattaattgattatcACATAAAATAATGTGCGTCAcgtaaatacttttaaaaatcgCTCCGACAGGAACAAGATCATATAGCAACACCAAGAAATCAGGTTATGCTTAAtagaatatataatttttctttctgtagtatgtttttatacattaaatGAAAAACATTTACATTTTCTAGTCCATTAACCCTaaaatatatacactataaataAAGTAGAAGCTGCATAAAACAGAAAATTCTTATAAACAAGAGAAAAAATAGTAGTGCACATTCTTATTCTCTACGTACAACATTAAAAAAACGCTCGACTCCATGAACGATCACATGTCCATCATTGTTGATATCCCACTTCGTAATCTTGACACGATGGATCGACAGATAATCGGAACCCCGAACCTCCATAACGCCGAGTTTAGTTGCCCAGATGAAATCATTTCCGCACATAGTGAGCACAGAGCCATTAATAAGTAATCCAGACTCGAACGAATGTTACTGCTCATGCTGACGGAGCTTCTTTATCATTgcataagttttttttttctttgttcaaAGGTGATAGCCTTTTTTCCGTTTTAAGTAGTACtaattaatactccctccgtcccatttaagaagggacatatcccatttttatttgtcccacttaagaaggtcatatcgtgttttttgtgccaatttatatgaattttccttttCTACCCCCAtttctctttccataattaatgactattagcctatacataaaatacaacactatcataaataggggtaaaataagaaaacactataataattaatgctttcttaatatatgtgaaaaagtcatttgtcccttcttaaacgggacggagggagtactttaGAAAGTGAAGACTAAAATTCTGAAAATCATATAATCAATGTCTATGATTAGATGatcgtattttttttcttttaaattctttCGAATTGTGTTAAGATTGGGCATGATTAATATCCTATAGTAATATCCTACTGCATGATTAATATACTGTCTGAAAAAACAAACTATTTTGCACTTCGATAGCATTACCATGGCCAAAACATAAAGATAATCAAGTTAAACAAGAAAATTTATCaacatcaaataaaaattcttcCAAACCTCTCCTCAACTCCCCCGCGCCCCCATCAGAGAACCCCATTCTCCGGCACCGGCTCCGACACCCCtgcaaaaaaattaacaatttttataatttgaaatcgataaaataaaaatctgaataaaaaattaaacctaCCAAATTGACGAGCAATTTCACTCTTGATCTCTTGGACTTGCTCAACCGGTAGCTGCTGATCAATTTCATATCGCATTGCTCCCTTACGCAATAGCTTGCCAATTTTGACTAGGTACATAGCATTCACTGTCCTTTTCGAATTAACCATAAACTTTAACCTATCGGATAGATTATCCACGAATTGATCAAATTCTGTGTCAGCATCTTGAATTATTATTTCCAAAGCTTGCTTCTGCTTTAACAGCTTTTCGATTTCCAGCTTCCGATCATAAATCTTGGTGGAAAATTTCTCCAGCTCGAGTTTCCTATTTTGACATTTGAGGAGTATTTCGATATGAGCTTCTGTCATAAATTTCTTACAGCGTGCATCCACAACTTTGTCCTGCATTAGACTTAGATTTTCAATGATTTCTCCAGCATAATATGAATTTTGTGTGTCGGCCATAACTAGTCGGCTGAATTTTCCTTAGGTTTACAATTGTAGAAGTTGAGAAGAGATGCTTTTTAAATACTGGCTATCTTTTTGGGATTTTTGAATAATTCCTTATtgaaaaatttactaaaaataccATATTTTCTCAATTATTTTGCACAAGGTACAAAAAACCActcataatttttataagagTACATAtcagcttttttatttttttggtacaaTTAAGacctctttattttcaaatagaacaaataacctaTTAGATAATTAAGTTTACTTAGTTAAATCAGTTATCAGTTACTTAAAATGTTTGTTAATATTGGTTATAGCTGATTGTTAAAACGGTGTCGTTATAAACCGTTTCCAGCTTATAGCCGTTAGGTTGTTAAAACAGAAGAGTCAATAAGGGACTGACAGGTGTCAGAGCTGTTCCCTATATTATCAgctgtattgttacttttcagaTTAATGAGAAATTCTCAAttaacttcttcttcttcaatcttcttcttcttcaaagctTAATGATTCTAAAACtctaatatggtatcagagcaacaaACTCGATCATAAGTCATAAGATTTCAATTACTGATTATACTTGAGATTTCAATTCTTATTTCTTCCAGATTTCTGATTCAATTGATATTCTTGcatttcaattcaatttctTCTTTCTTGTTTTTCCTTTCTTGATTCttgatttaaatttcttaagaacCCTAAAGATCAAAATGTCATTTCCAGTTTTAGAAACAGATAATCCATCAAGCCCTTACTATTTACATCCTAGTGAAAACCCTTCTTTGATTCTTGTTTCTCCATCATTAAATGGACAGAATTATCATTCTTGGTATCGTTCTATGAGAATGTGTTTATTGTCAAAGAACAAACTCAAGTTTGTTGATGGCAGTATTACAGTTCCATCTAAAAACAGTGAAATTTTTCCTGTTTGGGAAAGGTGTAATACTATGGTTCTTTCTTGGATCTTGAAGTCATTATCACCCTCTATTGCACAAAGTATTCTATGGATTGACAATGCTATGGATGTGTGGAAGGATTTATCTGACAGATTCTCTCAAGGTAATGCTGTTAGGATTTCTGAATTACAAGAAGAAATATATTCTTATAAGCAAAATAATCTTTCAGTAACAGATTTCTTTACtcaattgaaaatattatgGGATGAATATGTTAATCTTAGAGTTGTGCCAATTTGTTCTTGTAATCCACAGTGTTCTTGTGATGCGTTAAAAACAGTTAAAGACTATCAAGAAAGTGATTATGTTATTAGATTTCTGAAAGGTTTAAATGAAAACTATTCTGTGGTTAAAAGTCAAATTCTTATGATAGAGCCCTTACCTAAGATAAACAGAGTTTTCTCTCTTGCTTTACAACATGAAAGGCAATTAGGTTTGATTGTAAGCAATAGTAATCAGAATATAGAACCCTCTGTATTTGCTGCTCAAGGTTCTTATCAGAGAAGACCTTCTTACAATTCTTTCAATAATAGAGGATTTAGACCACCAATGAATACTTCTGGATCAATGGGTAGTTCTTTTAGGCCACAGGGGGGACAAAGGAGGTTTTATACACCAAATAATGGAAAGCCAATTTGCAGTCATTGTGGAGTTTCAGGTCATACTATTGATATATGTTTTAAGAAACATGGCTATCCTCCTGGCTTTACTCCTAGGTTTAGACCACAAAATTATACTAATCAGGTTGGTGAGGTTATATCAGAAGGACAAGAAGGTAGCTATTATATGAGTCAAGATCAGTGTATGGAGCAATATGATGATTATAATGGTTCTGAATTTTATAACAACACTGGTGGTAATATACAAGCTGCAAATGGAATGAGCAATCAAGATAATGTTAGTTCTGGCATTAATGTTCAAAGTGAAATGTGCAAGCAGTCAGACAACAATCTTGCTTCTCCTGTTATAACTCAAGAGCAATACTCTCAGTTGATGTCAATGTTACAACAAAACAATAATCATAAGTCACCAAGGATCAACACTGTTTCAGCAGCTATTTCCAAGAAAACTGAACATGAACATGAAGGTACACATCTTCTTTCatattcttattttaaaaatttcacagCATGTGCATATCTTAAAAAACCTGTTCATAATGATTTATCTTGGATAGTTGATTCTGGTGCAACTGATCATATTGTTTGTTCTTTAAGTGAATTTACTTCCTATAAGATTGTTAAAAATGTTTATGTAACTTTACCAAATTCTCAGAAAATGTCTGTTACTCACATTGGTACAGTTAGGTTTAGTAATGACTTTATATTGTTTAATGTGTTATTTGTACCTGAGTTTACATTTAACTTAATTTCTACTAGTAAATTAACAACTCATCATAATTTGTGTTTAATTATTCATAAAGATATTTGTATTATACAGGACATCATCAATTGGAAGATGATTGGATTAGCTAAACAAACACATGGACTTTATTATCTAGATAAAGCTCaatttagaaaagaaaaaagtaatTCTGTTTGTGTAAATTCTGCTGATTCTGGTTGTATTGATCACATTGTTGATTCTTCTGTTGATTCTTCTGTTTTGATAAAGAATGTTAATGTTGATAGTTTATGGCATTTTAGGTTAGGACATTTATCAAATGAAAGATTGAAATGTCTTCAAAGTATTGATAGTTCTATTAAAATTCCTTCTGAAAGTCATTGTAAGACATGTCATTTGTCAAAGCAAAAgaaaattccttttccaatTAGTAAAACTGTTGTCAAAGATTGTTTTGATTTAATGCATATAGATATTTGGGGTCCTGCAAGAATTTATTCTTTATATGGacacaaatattttttaactatgGTTGATGATAAAAGTAGATATACATGGATTTTTTTGCTAAAATCAAAGTCTGAAGCTAGAATAATAGTTCAAAATTTCTGTTTTTATGTTGAAACACaatttaatactaaaataaaatgtataagGTCAGATAATGGATTAGAATTTCACATGCCTAGTTTTTATGAATCAAAGGGAATTATACATCAAACAACTTGTGTTTATACTCCTGAGCAGAATTCAGTGGTTGAAAGGAAACATCAACATATCTTGAATGTGGCTAGATCTCTTAAATTTCAGGCTTCTTtacctttaattttttggtCAGATTGTATTTCTCAtgctgtttttttaattaacagaATTCCATCTCCTATTATTGATAACAAGACTCCATTTAATATTCTTTATAATAAGAATCCTTCATTTGATAATCTGAAAGTTTTTGGTTGTTTGGCTTATGCTTCTACTGTTTCTCATAATAGAGATAAATTTGCACCTAGATCTACTGAATGTATTTTTCTTGGTTATCCAGAAAACACAAAAGGATTTAGACTATATGACATAAATTCTAGAAAGGTCATTATATCTAGAAATGTTAGATTTTATGAGCATCTTTTTCATTATAAAGATAAGAATTTTGATTCTGTTATTGATTTGTCAAGTGGTGTTTTACCTGCAGAAATTGACTCTTTAAGTATAGATATTTCTTTACCAAAATCATATGATACTGTTCATGAGGAAAATgtttataatataaatgatataagtctAATAGATAGTAATAATGCAGTGTCTGGTATGAGTGATATTAGTGTTAATATTGATTCTGTAGTACCTATTGTTGTTGATTCTGTAGTGCCTGTTACACTTAGGAAATCATCTAGAATAGTTAATAAACCAACTTATTTGAAGGATTATGTTTGTAAAGATTCTAAGACTAATGTTATTCTGACAACACCTCATTTGATACAGAATGTTTTTTCTTATGCAAACTTAAGTCAAGCTCATAGAGTTTTTTCAACTCAAATAGATTCAAATATAGAACCTAAAACATATAGTGAGGCTGTTAAGCATGTTTTATGGCAGGAAGCTATGAATAATGAATTAAAAGCTTTAGATCAGACTAACACTTGGACTTTAGTTAAACTTCCAGATGGAAAAATTCCTATAGGATGTAAAtgggtttataaaataaaatacaaaagtgATGGTTCTATAGAAAGGTATAaggctaggcttgttgcaaaaggtTATACACAGCAAAATGGCATAGACTATGTTGATACTTTTTCACCAGTGGCAAAAATGTCAACCATTAGGACTGTTTTAGCTTTAGCAGCTTCTAAGAACTGGATATTACAGCAACTAGATATCAATAATGCATTCCTTCATGGGGAATTGCATGAAGAAGTTTATATGCAGGTTCCTCTTGGATTAAAGACAGCAGATTCTGGCATAGTgtgcaaattaaataaatcacttTATGGGTTGAAGCAAGCCAGTAGACAGTGGAATCTGAGACTTACTGAAGCATTTCACAAGGCTATGTTCAAGCTAACTCAGATTCATCTTTATTTATAAAGAAGGAGGATCAATCATTTACAGCACTCTTAGTGTATGTAGATGATGTGATTTTAACAGGGAATGATAAAAAGGCAATAGACATGATCAAGAGTTATCTGCACAAGGAATTCAAGATTAAAGATATTGGGACTTTGAAATACTTTCTAGGGTTGGAAGTTGCCAGGTCTACTTCAGGAATTAATCTATGTCAGAAAAAGTACACGAtagatttattaaaagaaaCAGGATTCATTGGTTCCAAGCCAGCTACCACTCCAATGACTCCAGACACTAGATTACTTAAGGAAGATAGTCCTCCTTATCAAGATATTCCAGCTTATAGAAGATTAGTTGGAAAACTGATTTACTTATGCAACACAAGACCTGACATTTCATTTCCAGTACAGCAGCTATCTCAATATCTAGACTGTCCTACAGAAAAGCATTATGCTACTATTTCCAGAGTACTTAGGTATTTGAAGAAGAATCCAGGTCAAGGCTTATTCTTTTCAAGTTCAAGTACATTCAAACTGAGAGCATTTTCAGACTCAGACTGGGCAACATGTTCAGACACAAGAAGGTCCATTACAGGCTACTGTGTTTTCTTTGGGGATTCATTAATCTCATGGAAAACAAAAAAGCAACCTACTGTGTCCAAATCAAGTTCTGAAGCTGAATACAGAGCTTTAGCCAACATCACCTGTGAAATTCAGTGGCTAACCTATTTATTAAAGGAATTAAATGTTCAGCTTTCATCACCAGCAGCAGTCTATTGTGACAATCAATCAGCATGTCATTTAGCACATAATCCAGTGTTTCATGAACGAACGAAACACATAGAGATTGATTGTCACATAGTAAGGGAAAAGATTCAGTCTGGTCT containing:
- the LOC126655542 gene encoding protein E6, whose translation is MCSAKKTEVISTQLKSSHFLVKNVFFCFFNYLLIVLISLSLIQARENRFFSKFTHFSTTTKNVVQGTSFSPIEPPAPSPADAPATVEASAPAPAPATASTTADDGVFEEEFEGRNNENKEYQSSNYNGYKFSTQSESHETANYNQRNYNDNNRNYYTANYDNNNGYEANQRYGMSDTRFVEGGKYYYDMKNDNNYYYPANAQVSTQNQINNYDNSEYTDTNEFNTMEDENQELYHEANQEEFLP
- the LOC126657187 gene encoding uncharacterized protein LOC126657187 — protein: MADTQNSYYAGEIIENLSLMQDKVVDARCKKFMTEAHIEILLKCQNRKLELEKFSTKIYDRKLEIEKLLKQKQALEIIIQDADTEFDQFVDNLSDRLKFMVNSKRTVNAMYLVKIGKLLRKGAMRYEIDQQLPVEQVQEIKSEIARQFGVSEPVPENGVL